TTGCATGCGTGGCAGGTAAGAGATCTGCTAACACTTTGCATGCGTGGCAGGTAAGAGACCTGCTAACACTTTGCATGCGTGGCAGGTAAGAGACCTGCTAACACTTTGCATGCGTGGCAGGTAAGAGACCTGCTAACGCTTTGCCATGTAGCTTTAGCAAAGAGCCTGCCTGCCATGCATGCAAAGTCGCAATGTGCATATAAGGCAGACCCGGGTCAAAgatgtaattgttttacattcaaatactttactgagcttgtctggcatATTGggacctatgaaatgctctcaaaagagcaaaccccgccttctggtcctcttggttggctcagttgcaccaggcaagatcaactgagcacagattagtatttgaatccaaaactattctgcatttgacccaggtgtaaTGGAAGGCCAGATACCCGCTCATGTGCCACACTGTCTCCATTACTGTGCCACTGTATCCCAAACCTATTGGGAATTATTGGGAATAAATGCCATGCTAATCACCTGATGTACCATGCTAATACCGTACGCTTTTCCCAACAGGATTGTAGTCCGTGGGAAGGAGCTGCTGTCTGGGATTGTGGCAAACTCAGCCCAGCCCTTCAACTTCAAAAGAGAGTTCCAGCTCACCGAAGAGGAGGTAAAACCGTTTGACCATAGAACAGACGTACCGCGCGTTGTTTATACGTTTTAAACTTTTGACAAATTGCACGCAGGCCCTGGAGGTGAGCGATCATTACCCAGTGGAAGTGGATCTGAAACCCAGCCACCGGTATCTTCTGCACCATGAACTCTGACCTGGGCTAACTTCAGGATGGACCTCCAATCTGCACCCATGGACATAACAAATGACCAAAATATTCATTCAACTGCTCAAATAACTTTTTCATTAGTTTTATTAACATTTTCAGATTTGAAAAAATCCCACTCTTCAGTGCTAGAATGTTAAACCTAAAAGATGCAGATTTGACCCTTTTTAACAGGGCAGCCTACAGCCCAGTGGCGAAGGTGCTTgacctgaaaggttggtggcccttgagcaaggcccttattcCCACatgcttcaggggggattggcccctgcttagtctaataaattgctctggataaaagcattacaaaataaatgtaatgtaagccaAATGCTAATCTGATTGGAACTGTCTACTACAACTTGTGATTTTGCACTATGGAAAACATGCACTACTGAAGTCAACCTGAATAAAGGAATGTACCCAATGTAACAAAAGAAATTCAGCAATCACCAAAAATCTCCAGGGGGGAACCATACTTTaattagccactagtctaccaATATatgttgagaaacagacatgcaaaAGTCACAAGAATTACCTTAACTACCGAAATGAGACCGGTTACGACTGAATGACAATCTTATTTTAAACTAGCAAATGCTGTTCAACGTtgcttatttttccttttaatcGATTTTCTTAATCCGACGGTTAAAAAACGgggcttttttaaaaaaaattttaaggCGGCCCACCTTAACTATAAACCACAGCAGGAAACGCTGCAAAGACTGCACAAGAGATCCAGTTTAGGATTTTATGCAAAGTTcatcctttattttatttggtctCATTGAGGATTATTTTTCTAATGGtcaggttaaataaaaaaaagtgtatgATCTGATCTTTTAGAGAATGTCATCAATCTGGCCGTATACACATTTTTGGTGAAACCACCCACACAGAGTAACAGCACACAGGAGTCTGGGTGATTTATTACTGAAGCGTTTATTTGCCCGTCAGGCCCGGTTGTAGCAGTCTACGCTGCGTGCAGAGCTCTCCAGCGGTTCAGGGGGCCGCGGCTGGGGATGTACTTCACTCCACAGCCGTCAGGGATCAGACGCTTCTCCGCCATCATGTCGTCAAAGTCCTCCGCGTTGAACTTGGTGAAGCCGTACTTCTTGGAGATGTGGATCTGAGGGGGCGGGGCAAGAGGAGGTTAGTTGCATTCGCTGAAAAACATGTtagtggtgtttgtgttgatgaAAAACGTGCCAAATTCAGGGATGATAGCTAGCGGGAACGTGGATTACCAGCAGTTTCGAATTTACATGACCCGTTTCAATTTTAAGGGGGCACGcagttcaattttatttgtatagcgcatGGCAcagaagacactttacagagtaacagaaaggaGGAGAAAACACCAGCCCTTAGCCCCACAATAGCATGAGGCATACGAATAGCAAACGGCAGCTTCATGTCTCAGAGGTCCCTTAGAGCACGCCGCACGGCCAGCGACGCGCATACACAACCAGAGAGCTCACTGTCAGCAGCCATTGCACGCCAGAGCAGTACAGCACCCCGTCTGGTCAGCTTATTGGACTGCACGGGCTCCGATACGCAGGAGCAGAACGCTGTGGTGGGTAAGAGCCACCAGAACTGGTCCAAATACATAAtcgttttgaattcaaatactttcctgtccCTGTTTGATCCTTCCTGGAGCGATCGACCAAAACGTGGGGTTTGCACTGAGATCTCATAGGTGTCATTAGaccggacaagctcagtaaagcttagaaaagtatttgaatccaaaaaatgacatttcaccGAGAGTCACATGGACAAACAGGAGGGAGGTGCGGGTAAAGCAGAAAAGGAAGGAACAGGAACGCTGGTCATACCTTCTGACGGCCGGGGAACTTGAACTTGGCTCTGCGGAGAGCCTCGATGACGTGCTCCTTGTTCTGGGCCTTGGTGCGCACAGACATGATCACCTGGCCAATGTGGACCCGGGCCACCGTGCCCTGGGGCTTCCCGAAAGCCCCACGCATCCCCGTCTggagcctgcagggggcgcacaGGGGCGGGTCACTCCAGCCCAGCCTCACCGCAGGGAGCACATCTGGCCCTCCACTCAATCCCGCCCTGCTTCTTTCCTCTCAGGTAACTGAGCAATTAGTgcactctggtcctggagggctgttctgcgtactggtttttgttctagcCAATTACCATCTCTTTAGTTTTCAGATGGCTCAGTAAACTATGCTGGCTCATGCCTGCACTTCAGCagttaaaagaacaaaaacttCAGAGTTCCAGCTGTGGCTAGTGCTCGGACAAATGTTAGACCAatatgattgagctaatgaAATAAGAGTGGAATTTggcaacacactctctcacacactctcacacactctcacacactctctcacacactctcacacactctcacacactctcacacacactctcacacacactctcacacacactctcacacacactctcacacacactctcacacacactctcacacacactctcacacacactctcacacacactctcacacacactctcacacacactctcacacacactctcacacacactctcacacacactcacacacacactcacacacacactcacactcacactcacactcacactcacactcacactcacactcacacactcacacacactcacacacactcacacacactcacacacactcacacacaacccaccTGTCGGCCCCGGCGCAGGACAACATCTTGTTGATGCGGATGACGTGGAAGGGGTGAAGGCGCACGCGGATGTGGAAGCCGTCCTTGCCGCAGGTCTTCACCATGTACTTGTTGGCGCAGATACGAGCCGCCTCCAGGgctgagcgggagagagagaccgtcaCGTGACCACCTCCCCACTCCAAAACCACACCCCACTGCCCCCGTCAGCAGATGGAGCCCTGCTCTCACACCTcaactaaaaccaggaagagctCTGAAGAGCTACTGCATACTGCTGTAATTATGTAGCGTAGTTGTTTcgatttaaaatacttttctatgctttactctGCTGTCTGCATGTGgaaggcagacctgggtcaaatatgtaattgctttacagtcaaatattttactgagcttgtctggcatAAGGGAatctatgaaatgctctcagaaagtgcaaaccctaccttctggtcctctcagttggctcaattgcaccaggtaagatgaatcgagcacagaaaggtatttgaatccacaaCCTGACCCAGATATGATCATAAATGCACAACTGAGGGAGTACACACCTCAGGCCTGATGGGT
Above is a genomic segment from Conger conger chromosome 10, fConCon1.1, whole genome shotgun sequence containing:
- the rpl10 gene encoding large ribosomal subunit protein uL16, with protein sequence MGRRPARCYRYCKNKPYPKSRFCRGVPDPKIRIFDLGRKKAKVDEFPLCGHMVSDEYEQLSSEALEAARICANKYMVKTCGKDGFHIRVRLHPFHVIRINKMLSCAGADRLQTGMRGAFGKPQGTVARVHIGQVIMSVRTKAQNKEHVIEALRRAKFKFPGRQKIHISKKYGFTKFNAEDFDDMMAEKRLIPDGCGVKYIPSRGPLNRWRALHAA